From the genome of Candidatus Poribacteria bacterium:
GTACCGAATGCGACAGAGACGTGGAGTCCATTCTCGTACTGCACGCGCGCGGACGCATATTGTGGTGAGGGCTGTGCGGAATCTAAGTGTTCACCGCCAGAGATTTGACCCAGCACACGGACTGGACGCGAGTTGTCAATATAAGACGACACCAACTGCAGCACGTGCGGACCTTGATCAACGGGTGTACTGCGTGCGCTGGCATCAATGAACTTAATCTCGCCGATCCGTCCTGCCGCCACATCTGCTTTTAATTCAAGATTTTGTGGATGGAAATTGAGTTGTGTGTTGACGACGAACTTCGTTTGGGTCTCCTTGGAAAGTCCCGAAATTTGCTTCCAATCCTCACTTTCAACGGCAATCGGTTTTTCTACAATCGCCGCAGGCACACCTGCATCGGAAGCCTGTTTCATCAGCGGATAGCGAATCCGTTCATTGCTACCCCGCAGCACGGGTGCTGTGACAATATGAAGGACATCAGGTTTCTCTTTTTCAAGCATCTCATCCAAGTCGGTATATCGTGAAGAGATGTCGAAATCGTCTCCGAATTTATTGAGTAATTCTTCGTTCATATCGCAGACTGCAGCGAGTTTACCACCTTTGACGAAGCGGTAAGCATCAGCGTGTGCGCGGGCGCGGCCCCCACACCCTAACATTGCGGTTTTATACACAGAGATGTCTCCTTTAATATTTTACGGTTTTACGCTTCTCAGTTTACAACTTTTCTCGGAGTGAATCCATCAATCCATCAGGCGGTTCAAACGGGAGGTCAATAATCTCGTTTGTTATCCCGCTGTAGTAAAGCCCTAAGAGGAGGTTGAACTCGGCGAGGGATTGTTTGAGATGCGTCGGATGCACGTTGTTCTCATCGTCGAGCCAGTCAAAGACCGCCTCCGTGAGGTTGCCTTGTGCAGCGATATCTTGTTCACCATAGCTCAGCGGACCGCCTTCGTAGCCGTCTTCAGGCGTTGCGCGTTCCCAACTGCTGAAACGCCAGTGCACGAACCCTTTCGTGCCTACAACAAAGACACGTTTATGCGCAACGGTGCTTTCACTGTCCGATGCCAACGTCCCCATGCCGGTACCAAACGCAAGGGAGACATGAAGACCGTTCTCATATATGGCTTGTCCAGCGGCATGCATTGGAGACGGCTGTGCGGAATCTAACTGCTCTCTCCCCGCGATTTGACCCAACACACGCACCGGACGCGAGTTATCAATATAAGAGGATACTAACTGCAGCACATGTGGTGCCTGATCCACGGGTGTGCTGCGTGCGCTGGCATCAATGAACTTAATCTCACCGATTCTGCCTTCAGCGACATCGCGTTTTAATTCCAAGTTTTGGGGATGGAAGTTAAGTTGTGTGTTAACGACGAACTTCGTTTGCGTCTCTTCCGCTAACCCTGCGATCTGCTTCCAATCCTC
Proteins encoded in this window:
- a CDS encoding Gfo/Idh/MocA family oxidoreductase; translated protein: MYKTAMLGCGGRARAHADAYRFVKGGKLAAVCDMNEELLNKFGDDFDISSRYTDLDEMLEKEKPDVLHIVTAPVLRGSNERIRYPLMKQASDAGVPAAIVEKPIAVESEDWKQISGLSKETQTKFVVNTQLNFHPQNLELKADVAAGRIGEIKFIDASARSTPVDQGPHVLQLVSSYIDNSRPVRVLGQISGGEHLDSAQPSPQYASARVQYENGLHVSVAFGTAIAPTASDDPVVFFHKRVFVIGTKGFVHWRFSSWERSTHEGGYEGGPLNYGEQDVVAQGNLTEAVFDWLDDESKVHPTHLEQSLAEFNLLLGIYYSGITNEVIDLPFDPPDGLMDQLRAKL
- a CDS encoding Gfo/Idh/MocA family oxidoreductase, which codes for MYKTAFLGCGGRARAHASAYRFVKRGKIAAICDMNEELLNSFGDDFDVSSRYTDLDEMLEKEKPDVLHIVTAPVLRGTNQRIRYSLMKQASDHGVPAAIVEKPIAVESEDWKQIAGLAEETQTKFVVNTQLNFHPQNLELKRDVAEGRIGEIKFIDASARSTPVDQAPHVLQLVSSYIDNSRPVRVLGQIAGREQLDSAQPSPMHAAGQAIYENGLHVSLAFGTGMGTLASDSESTVAHKRVFVVGTKGFVHWRFSSWERATPEDGYEGGPLSYGEQDIAAQGNLTEAVFDWLDDENNVHPTHLKQSLAEFNLLLGLYYSGITNEIIDLPFEPPDGLMDSLREKL